CTGCTGGCAGCGGCTTTGCTGGCCGCCCTGTTCGCCGCGGCTGTGCACCTCATGACCGGCGATGCCGCCGGTTTCTGGCAGGAGGTCATGCAGCAGGCGCAAACCAGCGCACAGACGCAGGGTGTGCCCCTCCCGATGCCGGTCGAGGAACTCGCGCCGCTGGCACAATGGATGAACAGTGTCATGGCCTTGTCGGTACTGGTAAGTCTGTCGTTGATCGTATCTGCCGGCCGCTGGTGGCAGGCGGCGCTGGTGTATCCCGGCGGCTTTGCGCGGGAGTTCCGCGACTTGCAGTTGCCGCGCGGGCCCGCGCTGGCCTGGGGTACGGCGGCGTTGCTGCTGGCCTGGCAGCAAGGCACGTTGGGCGTGGTGACAGCGGATCATGTGGGCTGGGGCGCTGATTTGCTGGTGTTGTGGCTGGCGCTGCTGGCCCATCAGGGTCTGGCGTTGATGCATCGACAGGCCGCTCGTGTACAGGGCGGCCAGATATTGCTGGTATTGCTGTATCTTGCATTGCTGGCGGCCGCCCTATGGACCGGGCTGGCCCTGGCCGGCGCCGGCCTGGTGGAGGTGTTATCCCGCTGGCGGCGGACGGCTGGTCAAAAACGACTTGGACAGGCGCCATAAAAAGTTTTATTTTGAATTGAATATTATTGAGGAGCGGCTGATGGACGTCATACTGCTGGAGAAGGTCCATAATCTGGGCAAACTGGGCGACCGGGTCAAGGTCAAGGCGGGCTATGGCCGCAATTACCTGATTCCCAACCGCAAGGCGGTGCCGGCCAACGAGGCCAATGTCGCCAAGCTCGAGGCCATGCGCGCAGAATTGGAAAAAACGCAGGCCGATGCCCTGGCGCAGGCGGAGGCCCGCGCCACCGCGCTCAAGGGCAAAGTGATCACCTTGACCGCGCGGGTGGGCGAAGAGGGTAAGCTATTCGGCTCGATCAGTACGGCCGATATCGCCGAGGCGTTGACGCGCGACGGCGTGGAGGTCGCCAAACGCGAAGTGCGGTTGCCAAACGGGCCGCTGCGTGTGACCGGCGATCATCCGGTCGATTTGCACCTGCACGCGGACATCAATGTCACCGTGACCGTGCGCGTGCTGGCGGAGAATGAACCCGCGGCGCCGGCCGCGAGTTAAGGTACGATATAGTCCTCAGACGGGCGGCCGACTGCGGCACCGTCCGGTGGCGTTGCGGTTGCGGCCGGCGCGCCAGTGCAGAGCTTCCATCAGGGGGCACGGGGTAAAGGTAGATGCCATCACCGGCAAGAACTGACGAGTCTGCGGAAGTCATCACCGGCGCGCTCAAGATCCCGCCGCACTCCATCGAGGCGGAACAGGCGGTCCTGGGCGGCCTCATGCTGGATAACGAATCCTGGGCGCCGGTGGCCGAGCGCGTCAGCGAGGCGGACTTCTATCGCCACGATCACCGCCTCATCTTCCGCGCCATCGGCGCGCTGGCCGAGGCCGCCAAGCCCTGCGACGTCGTTACCGTCGCCGAGTGGCTGGAGAACGCCGGTGAACTGGACAAGGCCGGGGGGCTCCCCTTCATTGCCGCCCTGGCCGAGCAGACCCCCACTGCCGCCAATGTCGCCGCCTACGCCGACATCGTCCGCGCCCGCTCGGTGCTGCGCCAGCTCATCCGCGCCGGCGGCAGCATCACCGACATGGCCTTCCGGCCGGAGGGCCGCGCCAACGATGAATTGCTCGATGAGGCCGAGCGGCTGGTGTTCGAGATCGCCGAGCAGCACGCCCGCGGCCGCGCCGGTTATCTCCCCATCAAGCAACTGCTGACCGGCGCACTCGATCGCATCGACGAGCTCTATACCAAGCAGAGTCCGATCACCGGTGTGGCGACGGGTTTCAACCGCTTCGACAGCATGACCTCCGGCCTGCAACGCGCGGACCTGGTCATCATCGCCGGCCGCCCGTCCATGGGCAAGACGGCGCTGGCGCTCAACATCGCCGAGCACGCCGCCATAAAGGACGGACTGCCGGTCGCGATCTTCAGCATGGAGATGCCGGGCGAGCAACTGGCCATGCGCATGATGTCCTCGCTCGGGCGCATCGACCAGTTGCGGGTGCGCACCGGCAAGCTGCACGATGAGGACTGGCCGCGCCTGACCTCGTCGGTGCAGATGCTCTCCGAGACCAGGATGTTCGTGGATGACACGCCGGCGTTGACACCGGGCGAGCTGCGCGCCCGTTGCCGGCGCCTGGCGCGCGAGCACGGGCTGGGGCTGGTGGTGGTGGATTACCTGCAATTGATGCAGGTGCCGGGCACCAAGGAGAACCGGGCCACGGAAATTTCCGAGATTTCTCGCGCCTTGAAGGCGCTGGCCAAGGAACTCAGCGTGCCCATCATCGCGCTGTCGCAGTTGAACCGCAGCCTCGAGAGCCGTACCGACAAGCGTCCCGTGATGTCGGACCTGCGCGAGTCCGGTGCCATCGAGCAGGACGCCGATCTGATCGTCTTCATCTACCGCGATGAAGTCTACAACGAGAACAGCGAGCAGAAGGGCATCGCCGAGATTATCATCGGTAAGCAGCGCAACGGTCCCATCGGCAAGATCGAACTCGCCTTTCTCGGCCAGTTCACGCGCTTCGAGAACCTCGCCCACGATGACTATACGGCATGAGACCCGCACGGGTCGTCATTGATCTCGACGCCGCGCGCTCGAACCTAAGGCGCGTGCGGGTATTGGCGCCAAAATCCAAAGTCATGGCCGTCATGAAGGCCGATGCCTATGGGCATGGCCTGACGCGCATGGCGCGCGCCTGCTCCGCCGCCGATGCCTTCGGCGTCGCCTGTCTGGAGGAGGCGGTGCAATTGCGCGAGGCCGGCATCCACCACCGCATCGTGCTGCTGGAAGGCGTCTTCGATGCCGCCGAACTCGCCGGCGTGCGCACGCACAAGCTGGACATCGTCGTGCATTCGCCCGCGCAACTGGAGATGCTGGAGCGGGCCGCGCCGGGAGCGCCGATCCCCGTCTGGCTCAAGATCGACACGGGTATGCACCGGCTGGGCTTGCCGCTGGAACAGGTGCCAGGCGCATGGCAGCGTTTGCAAACCTGCAAAGCGGTGGCGCAGCCGGTGGTATTAATGACGCATCTGGCCAGCGCCCAGGATCGCGGCGCATCCTCGGTGATGAGGCAACTGCGCAACTTCGAATCGGCCACGGCCGCCATGAGCGGCGAGCGCTGCATCGCCAACTCAGCGGCGGTGCTCTCACTTCCGGCGGCACATGCCGATTGGGTACGGCCCGGTCTGATGCTTTACGGTGTCTCACCGTTTGAAGATGGCGCGGCGGCGGGCGTGGAATTAAAACCGGTGATGACACTGCGCTCGGCGCTCATCGCCGTCAACCACGTGCGCGCGGGCGAGACCATCGGTTACGGCGGCACCTGGACCTGCCCGGAGGACATGCCGGTGGGCGTGGTGGCGATGGGTTACGGCGACGGTTATCCGCGCCACGCCGAGTCCGGCACGCCGATCCTGGTCAACGGCAAACGCGCGTCGCTGATCGGGCGCCCGTCCATGGACATGCTGAGCGTGGACTTGCGGAATGTGCCGGGGGCGAAGATCGGCGATCCGGTGGTGTTGTGGGGGCTCGGCGATGGCGGTGCCTTGCCGGTGGAGGAGGTGGCCCGCCATGCCGATACCATTCCTTATCAATTGCTGTGCAGCGTCAAGATGCGGGCGCGCTTCGAGGTGGAAGGCGCGGCCGACGATGCCCGTGCGGTCGGCACGCTCGCCGTCGAGGAACTCGATCTCGAGGCCACGCCCGTCGATGACGGTATCGCCTGACGCCAGTCGATCAGGTGCCGCTGTATAACGCCGCGTCTGAAAAAGTCTCGTATAAAACCAGAGTTAGCAGCGTCAGTTGAAGTAACACCAGCCCCCACATCCACTTCCGGCGCCTGGCCGAGATGACCAGGCCAAGCAGGGTTGTGGCGCCAATGATGAACATGGCATAGGCCCAGTAGCCTTCATGATTCATGCCCGGGGAAAAAAATGCCAGTGCCAGCAGGGGGATAGCCCCCAGCACGAATGCCGCCATGCTCGAGATCGCCAGGCCGTCCATAATCTCCTCTACCCCGGCAGGAAAACCCGTTCCCAAGCGTAACACCGACCGGGTAATTAGCGGTTGTCACCCCGAGAGGAAGGAGCCATACTTTCACATGAGCGATATGCCGTCGCGTTTGATATCTCCGCCTGATTTCCAGCGGAGGTTAATGAGCGCCGCTGCATACTGCGATGACGCGACTATCCGTACCTATAAACTGAGGGCACATCCATGAAGCGATTTTTCAAACAGCTCGGTCAGGGCATGACCGAATACATCATCATCGTGGCGTTGATCGCCATTGCCGCCATTGCCGCCTATTCATTCTTCGGCAAGACCGTGCGTAATCAGGTCGGCGGCATGGCGGCGGAACTCTCGGGCCAAAGTGCCTCTACTCAAATCGGTAATGCCAAGTCGGCGGCCACATCGGCAGGCACGGAAGCTGACAAGTCGAAGGGACTGGACACCTACCAAAACAAGTAAGACTAAGCAGTATCAAGTAGTATTGGGACCCGGGTGGGCGCGGGATAAAACGCCTGTTTTGGGGGGAGTACGATGGCGTGGCAGCAGGGGAAGAACCGCACGCGCGAAGGGGGTCAGGCGATGGTCTTCGTCGTCCTGACCATGGCAGTCGTGTTGCTTATCACCATCTTTCTGTATCGCGCGGGCAAGCTTACCAGCGAGAAGATGCAGATTGAAAATGCCGCGGATGCCTCCGCCTTCAGCGTCTCGGTGGTGGAGGCCCGCGACCTTAATTTCATGTCCTACACCAACCGGGCGATCTGCGCGAATGAGGTCGCCATCGGCCAGCTGGTGGGCCTGGCCTCCTGGGCCGCGCACATCCGTTCCATCTCCGATTTCCTGAATTTCTTCAACACCACTTTTCTCGCCGCACCGACGCTCGGCATCTCGACCGCCATCATCGAGCCCATCGCGGCGGTGTTTGAGACGGTCGGCGGTGTACTCCAGAGCGCCGTGAAACCCATCGCCAAGTACGGTGTCAAGGTGCTGTATAACATTGACAAGGTCTATGGACTGGCCGAACAGGGATTCCACGGTGTCAGTGTGATATTCATGCTGACGACGCTCGATGACACCATCCGCCAGAACGATCCGGGCGCAAGCATCTCCGATTTCGGGCTGGTATCGCTGATCGGTCATATCCTGACTTATGGCGCCCTGCCGCTGCCCGGGCACCGCTTTACCACGAATTACAGCCCCACCAAGGCCGATGCGGAAAACCAGACCGGTATGGAGCGGCTGGCGGCGACGATCCGCGCCTCACGTGATCCCTTCAGCAGGGAACGCGGCTGGTCGATACCGCTGTTTCCACCCATCCACCAGTGCGCCGAGATCGATATCGTGGTCGCTTCCGCCAAGGGCTGTCTTGACATCGAGATCAATCTGGAAAAACTGGGCGGCAGCGAACTGCGCTACGTGGATGATTCCACGGGCACCCACTTCAGCTGGTCCGGCACCGACGTGGTCGCGCTGGAGGCCTGGTTGGGAGTGTTCTTCCAGCTCAAGGCGCTGGGCGTCGATGTCGGCAGCATCAGCGTGACGCTCAAGGACGGCACCTTCGATGCCGACGTAGAAATCCTGGGGGGACTCATCAGCCTCGACTTCGGTCCGTTCCCGGGTGTGCCGACCGGTATTCCGTTTTCAGCGGGCGCGGCGCAAGCCGCGGCGGGTGCCGCCACGCTCTTGCAACCCCAGATGCTGGCGGACCCCCTCGGCGATGTGCCGCTCGATTCCTACGGCGGGTCGCCGAAGAGCATCATTGCCTGGAACGCAGTGCCACCCATGCCGCCGGGCATCGTGATGCAAATGCCGCTGAATGATGTCGCGCCAGACTACAAGGGCCTGCCGCGCTATACCGACACCCAGCCGGATGCATCCAAATACGGTTTCGGAGCACCCTATCTGCTGATCGGGCTGGTGAAGGAATCCAGTGATATCAACGCCACAGGGCCACAGCAAACCGGGCAGTTGCAACTGGATGACAAGAGCGCCGACGGCGAGGTGGCGGCGATCGCGAAATCGGAGGTTTACTTCAACCGCGCCAAGGACTTGAGTTACTTTGCACGCGCCGACGGGGATACTGAATACGGCAGTGCCTTCAACCCCTACTGGCAGGCGCGACTGGTCGACAGCTCTTATGCGGATCGGCTGATCGCCATGTTGATCCAGCAGAAGACGGTGTTCCTGACCCTCTCCGGTTCATTCCCGTTGTCACTGCCTCACGACCTGTTGTCTTTTCTGCCATGAGTATCGGCCGGCACGTCACCTCTCGGCGGCACCTGCGCGGCCAGGCCATGACCGAGCTGGCGATCACCGCATCATTTGTATTGGTGCCGATCTTTCTCATGATCCCGCTGCTCGGCAAGTACATCGACATACGCCACAGCACCATACAGGCTGCGCGTTACGAGGCCTGGGAATACACGGTCTGGTACGCCAGCAAGAGCGATCTGCCGGACGGCTTCGGCCTGCCACAGCCGGTCAAGGACGTCTACGAAACCCAGCGGGAGGCCCGTCGGCGGTTTTTCTCCGATACGAAAATACCCATCAGTGACAATGATCGCACGGGCTGGAAATCCGCGGATCGCAATCTGACATGGACGGATCACCGCGGCGGCGTGCTCTACAGCGGCACCCCGCCCGGCACCCCGGACGTGCCGGGACCGGATTTGACCCCCGACCCCACGCATATCTTCAGTGGCGTGCTCAAGGTCGTGAGTCTGGCCTTCCAGGCCCTGCAATCAGTGCTGAATTTCTTCGGCGTCAGCGCCGGCTTTACCGCCATCAACGCAGACGGCTACTTCAAGTCCAGCGTCGCCTCGCCGGTGGCCAATGTCGCAGGCCTTGCGCCCTTCGACACCATCAACCTGTCGTTCAACGCCAAGGCCAGCGTGCTGGCCGACGGCTGGAATTCCGGCGGCACCGCGCAAACCGCCTATCAGGCCGCCGGCATCGTGCCCACCAAGCTCCTGGACAACCCGGTCATGAACGGTCTGCAATCGATTGTCGGTATCCTCGCCCCGGAACTGCGCCCCTGCGATCCGTGGGTGCCCTTCCCGCCGTGGAACAGCGATGACAAGGGCAGCCTGTGGTTTGGCTACATCGCCAATGACGCCGTGCACCCGGATCGCCTGGCGAGCGGTGGCTCGCACAGCTGCAACGACGCCGGCATGTGTGATTTCGATCCGGCCCCGCCGATGCCGACGGATTGCCATCCATGACCGGCAGGTTGGGGGGACTGGTCATTGCGGCGTGGCTCGCCACTGTGTCCCCCGTTGTTGGCGCGGCCGAGCCCGAGTTCCCGCCACCGCCGCAGGCCAAGGTGGAGTGGGTGGCCGAGGATATGGTGATGAACGGGATCGCCATGCGCGTGCGCCGTTTCGAAAGCCCGGCCAGCGTTGAACAAGTACTTGGTTTTTACAAGCAGCGCTGGCAAGATGGTGAAAAGGGGGAACTAGGGTACGCCGAGACCGACGCGCTGGAACCTTGGCAGTTGCTGAGCCGGGTCGAGCGGGGGCGTTTGCTGACGGTGCAGGTGCAGCCGACCGCCAGCGGTTCGTGGGGGTATCTGGGATTAAGCGATCTGCCGCAGTTCAAGGGGGCGCCGAGGCTGGGCGAGGGCTTCCCCAAATTGAGCGGCAGCCGCGTCCTGAATGACATCGTCAGCAACGACCCCGGCAAGCGCGGCCGTTCGCTGCTGATTGCCAATTCGCTGTCGATCGGGATCAACGCGGCCTATTACCGCGACCATTACGAAAACGAGGGCTGGCACAAGGTCATGGATGAGATCGGCGGGCGTGGTGCCCTGCGGACGCTGGTCTACGCCAGCGGCAGGGAAAAGGTCAGCATGGTGATTCTGAAATTCGAGGGCGAGACGCACATCATCGCCCACGACGTGACCGAGGGGGGGCTCTGAATCGATTTGGCACGAATCGTCATCCCGGCGCCTACCGGCAGCGCGGTCAGGGGATGGTGGAATACGTCATTGTGCTGGTGTTCGGAGTGCTGGTGCTCACCACCGGCCCCGGCGGCAATGTGATGGAGCAGCTGGCGGACACCATCCGCAGCAATTTCAAGGGGTATTCATACGCCATATCGCTGTCGGATTATCCCGACGCCGATACGCCGGCCGAAGTAGCGGCGCTGTATTTGCAATATGGCTACGATCCTTCACAGGTTGCGCAATGGATCGATGATTCAGGCGCGCTGGGTTATTTCACCCAGTTCATCAGGAATTTTCCGACCCTGGAGAATTTTCCCGACATCAGTCTTTCGGATTTCTTGTAAGCAGGTTCTTAAGGAGTCGCACCGGCACGGGGATTTGTGAGGAAACCGGGAAATTGATAAATGAAAAATAGTGAAAAAACAGTAAAACAACCCAAAAGTTCAATAACCGATGGCTGAACAAAGTGCCCAAAAAACGTGGTTGATACTCGCGGGCGCCGTGTTTTTCGGTCTATTCGCGGCGCTGCTGTCCGTGATTTATCTCAAGAGCCGCGAGGCCGCCATCCGCGAAAGCCTGGCCCACCCGGAAAGCGCACCGGTCGCGGTGGTGGTCGCCAAAACGGATCTCCCCAAGGGCATGGCGATCAGCAAAAACAATGTGGCGGTCCGTGAAATACCGCAGGACTACGTCCACCCAGACGCGGTCGCTCCCGGGGATTTCGGGCAGGTCGCCGGCAAATTGCTCACCCAGCCACTGGCCGCCGGCAAGCCGCTGCTCAAGAGCTTCATTTCCACGGAAATTGCCCGTGATTTTTCCGATACGCTCATCGAGGGCCGGCGCGCGGTCACCATACAGGTCGATGAAGTCAATTCCATCGGCGGGTTGATGCGTCCCGGCAATCACGTCGATATCTTCGCCAAACTGCCGATGCGCTACGCCGGGTTCGAGACCGAAGCCGCCGTGGTGCAGACCACGGCGCTGTCCGCAGTCGATGCGGCCGGAAAGTTGCAGCAGGCGGCGCAGAAATCCGCGTCGGGCCCCACCGACGTCATCGTACCCATCCTGCAGGATGCCCTGGTGCTGGCCACGGGCAAGGAGCCTTACAAGGAATTCGAGGATCAACTCGCGAATGAACGGCCGCGCGACCGCGAACGCAATTTTTCGACGCTCACATTGGATGTCACGCCGCGGCAGGCCGGGCTGTTGAAGAGCGCCGCCGACAAGGGTGATCTCATCGCCGTGCTCCGCCGCCGCGACGATCGCAGCGGCATCGATTTCACAGGCATCCTGCCCACGGACATTTTCCGCAACGCCACGGAACTGGCGCGCAGCGCGGCGGCGCGTTCCACGGCGCGTTCCGCGGACGGTGTCACGGTCGACGCCGACGGCAAGATTGTCACGCGCGACGGCATCGCAGTGAGCGATCCCGATGTCGTCATGAAGGATGGCAAGCTCGTGACCAAGGACGGGGTCGATCTGTCCGGTTTGGGGCTCACCGTCAATGACAAGGGCCAGTTGGTCACCAGGGATGGCCGCGTCGTCAACGCCAAGGACATCATTGTCAGCAAGGATGGCACCATCATGACCAAGGACGGACGTATTCTGAATCCGGGCACCGAGGGCGTCAGGGTCACCGCCGATGGCTTCGTCATCACCAAGGACGGCAAGGTCATGACCAAGGACGGGGTCGTCCTTTCGGGAGTGACCGTGACGGCGGACGGCAAGGTGGTCACCGCCGACGGTCGCGTTCTCAAAGCCGACGAGATTTCGCTACAGGCCGACGGCAGCATCAAGACCAAGGACGGCAAGATACTGGCAGGGGTCACCGGCGCGCTCGATCCGTACCGGGCGGAGTCGCTACGCCAGGCGGTGGTGACCAAGGAGGGCGGCGTCGTGCTTCCCGATGGCACCGTGATCACGGCCGGCGCGCTGGCACAGGCCGGACTCACCGTCAACGACAAGGGCCAGTTGGTGACTGCGGACGGCCGGGTGGTGGACCCCAAGGATCTGGTCGTGACCGAAGACGGCACCGTGAAGACCCGCGAGGGGGCGGTGCTCGCCTCCGCCGGCGGCGCGCGCGTGACCGCCGACGGTTTCATCATCACCAAGGACGGCAAGATCATGACCAAGGACGGCATTGTCATATCGGGCAACGGCGTTCACGTCACCGAGGACGGCCGGGTCGTCACCGCCGATGGCCGCGTACTGAAGGCGGATGAAATCAAGCTGTCGTCCACCGGCGTGGTGATGACCAAGGACGGCAAGGTGATTGCCGGTGTCACCGGCAACCGCGACACAGCGGCGTTGCAGGCGGCGCTGCAATCCGCCACCGCGGCCGGAACCGGCATCGATTTGATCGTGGGCGGCAACAGCCAGGATGGTGTCGCCAAAGTGGGCAGTCTGCCGCTGCTGAAGTAGGGGGAGTATTCATGGTCATGACAACAATGAAGTGGTTGCGGGTGGTGGCGGCATGCCTGACGGCGGGCTGCACGCAATTGCTGCTCGCCCAGGAACCGAACCAGCCACCCGAACAAATGCCGTCATCCACCATTACCGTGGTGGATGGGAACACCGAAGGTCTCAATATGTTCGTCGGCGAGGTCAAGGTATTGCAGGTGGGCGCGGTGGAGCACGTGGCCGTCGGCAACGGCAAGCTGCTTTCAACGTCGGCGCTGAAGAACGGTCAGCTGGTGCTGCTCGGTGAAGGCGAAGGCACGACCACGCTGCACATCTGGCAGAAGAACGGCCAGGAGCGGAATATCACGGTCGTTATCGGCAAAGTGGACACCAAACGGGGTACGGCCGATCTGCAGGCGCTGTTGCGCGACATTCCCGGCGTCACCGCGCGTGATGCCGGCGGCCGGATGGTTCTTTCCGGCAACGTCGACCCCGCCGACCAACCGTTGCTGGATACGGTGTTGAAAATGTTTCCAGACCTGATCGACATGACCCGCAAAAAGCCGCCGATTCTGGCCGGTGACAAGATGGTATACATGGACGTCAAGATTACGGAGTTCAACACCAATGCGCTGGAAACCCTCGGCATCGACTGGGACAACCCAATCAACGGACCGTCGGCGGGTTTCGCCGCGGACGTGGCGAGTAACAACAATTTCCGCATCACGCCCGACTCACCTTCATTCAAAAACGGTCTGCCTCTGAAACTCAGCGGCGCGAGCGGCTATTTCGGACTGGTCACGGAGATCAGTTCGCGGCTAAACTTTCTGGTGAATTCCGGTGACGCGGTGCTTCTGGCCCAGCCGCGGCTGTCGGCCCGCAGCGGCGGCACGGCGGACTTTCTGGCCGGCGGCGAGATCCCGCTGAAAACCACCAGCAGCCTCGGCCAGAGCAACGTGCAGTTCAAGGAGTTCGGCATCAAGCTCGGCATCA
The DNA window shown above is from Gammaproteobacteria bacterium and carries:
- a CDS encoding pilus assembly protein; the protein is MKRFFKQLGQGMTEYIIIVALIAIAAIAAYSFFGKTVRNQVGGMAAELSGQSASTQIGNAKSAATSAGTEADKSKGLDTYQNK
- a CDS encoding pilus assembly protein N-terminal domain-containing protein, whose translation is MVMTTMKWLRVVAACLTAGCTQLLLAQEPNQPPEQMPSSTITVVDGNTEGLNMFVGEVKVLQVGAVEHVAVGNGKLLSTSALKNGQLVLLGEGEGTTTLHIWQKNGQERNITVVIGKVDTKRGTADLQALLRDIPGVTARDAGGRMVLSGNVDPADQPLLDTVLKMFPDLIDMTRKKPPILAGDKMVYMDVKITEFNTNALETLGIDWDNPINGPSAGFAADVASNNNFRITPDSPSFKNGLPLKLSGASGYFGLVTEISSRLNFLVNSGDAVLLAQPRLSARSGGTADFLAGGEIPLKTTSSLGQSNVQFKEFGIKLGITPLVDDLGNIVAKVYTEVSAIDPATTVDGIPGFLTRKTSTDIRLKDRETLVISGLMSQQASKDLHELKWLGELPVLGALFRSTNFRDNKSELVIFVTPTVYDATSDLNKERVERRKQLIDKFRKAVDQDDLQLLE
- the alr gene encoding alanine racemase; this encodes MRPARVVIDLDAARSNLRRVRVLAPKSKVMAVMKADAYGHGLTRMARACSAADAFGVACLEEAVQLREAGIHHRIVLLEGVFDAAELAGVRTHKLDIVVHSPAQLEMLERAAPGAPIPVWLKIDTGMHRLGLPLEQVPGAWQRLQTCKAVAQPVVLMTHLASAQDRGASSVMRQLRNFESATAAMSGERCIANSAAVLSLPAAHADWVRPGLMLYGVSPFEDGAAAGVELKPVMTLRSALIAVNHVRAGETIGYGGTWTCPEDMPVGVVAMGYGDGYPRHAESGTPILVNGKRASLIGRPSMDMLSVDLRNVPGAKIGDPVVLWGLGDGGALPVEEVARHADTIPYQLLCSVKMRARFEVEGAADDARAVGTLAVEELDLEATPVDDGIA
- the dnaB gene encoding replicative DNA helicase; this encodes MPSPARTDESAEVITGALKIPPHSIEAEQAVLGGLMLDNESWAPVAERVSEADFYRHDHRLIFRAIGALAEAAKPCDVVTVAEWLENAGELDKAGGLPFIAALAEQTPTAANVAAYADIVRARSVLRQLIRAGGSITDMAFRPEGRANDELLDEAERLVFEIAEQHARGRAGYLPIKQLLTGALDRIDELYTKQSPITGVATGFNRFDSMTSGLQRADLVIIAGRPSMGKTALALNIAEHAAIKDGLPVAIFSMEMPGEQLAMRMMSSLGRIDQLRVRTGKLHDEDWPRLTSSVQMLSETRMFVDDTPALTPGELRARCRRLAREHGLGLVVVDYLQLMQVPGTKENRATEISEISRALKALAKELSVPIIALSQLNRSLESRTDKRPVMSDLRESGAIEQDADLIVFIYRDEVYNENSEQKGIAEIIIGKQRNGPIGKIELAFLGQFTRFENLAHDDYTA
- the cpaB gene encoding Flp pilus assembly protein CpaB, which gives rise to MAEQSAQKTWLILAGAVFFGLFAALLSVIYLKSREAAIRESLAHPESAPVAVVVAKTDLPKGMAISKNNVAVREIPQDYVHPDAVAPGDFGQVAGKLLTQPLAAGKPLLKSFISTEIARDFSDTLIEGRRAVTIQVDEVNSIGGLMRPGNHVDIFAKLPMRYAGFETEAAVVQTTALSAVDAAGKLQQAAQKSASGPTDVIVPILQDALVLATGKEPYKEFEDQLANERPRDRERNFSTLTLDVTPRQAGLLKSAADKGDLIAVLRRRDDRSGIDFTGILPTDIFRNATELARSAAARSTARSADGVTVDADGKIVTRDGIAVSDPDVVMKDGKLVTKDGVDLSGLGLTVNDKGQLVTRDGRVVNAKDIIVSKDGTIMTKDGRILNPGTEGVRVTADGFVITKDGKVMTKDGVVLSGVTVTADGKVVTADGRVLKADEISLQADGSIKTKDGKILAGVTGALDPYRAESLRQAVVTKEGGVVLPDGTVITAGALAQAGLTVNDKGQLVTADGRVVDPKDLVVTEDGTVKTREGAVLASAGGARVTADGFIITKDGKIMTKDGIVISGNGVHVTEDGRVVTADGRVLKADEIKLSSTGVVMTKDGKVIAGVTGNRDTAALQAALQSATAAGTGIDLIVGGNSQDGVAKVGSLPLLK
- the rplI gene encoding 50S ribosomal protein L9, with the protein product MDVILLEKVHNLGKLGDRVKVKAGYGRNYLIPNRKAVPANEANVAKLEAMRAELEKTQADALAQAEARATALKGKVITLTARVGEEGKLFGSISTADIAEALTRDGVEVAKREVRLPNGPLRVTGDHPVDLHLHADINVTVTVRVLAENEPAAPAAS